A region of Leishmania panamensis strain MHOM/PA/94/PSC-1 chromosome 33 sequence DNA encodes the following proteins:
- a CDS encoding tRNA-splicing ligase, putative (TriTrypDB/GeneDB-style sysID: LpmP.33.0580) produces MIAVETSLTAEDLPNTLEDLRLSIELAVPHGRTHGGCSAADAGSWRNGVPANVQQVWKKHLADDFQELCRRYAQVENTNNLNHLGTLGTGNHFIELCLDDQQPHKHVWVMLHSGSRGVGNRIGSVFIGLAKKDMEARMIHLPDADLAYLDEGTAHFSDYTFAVEWAQTYAWWNRQLMLDAVLAAMRECIVTPFTTVQAAVNCHHNYVERIRIPIREQRQEDHAASTPGQETFREQDVWLTRKGATSARMGELAVIPGSMGACSYIVRGKGNAASYCSCSHGAGRRYSRGEARRRFTLADHETATLGIECRKDIGVLDETPAAYKSIDAVLAAQDDLVEVVTELRQVLCVKG; encoded by the coding sequence ATGATCGCCGTGGAGACCTCCCTCACTGCAGAGGATCTTCCGAACACACTGGAAGACCTGCGACTGTCAATTGAGCTGGCGGTGCCACATGGACGCACTCATGGAGGTTGTAGCGCCGCGGACGCCGGCAGCTGGCGCAATGGTGTTCCAGCGAACGTGCAGCAGGTGTGGAAGAAGCACCTCGCTGACGACTTTCAGGAGCTGTGTCGCCGATACGCACAGGTGGAGAATACAAATAACCTCAACCACCTAGGCACACTCGGCACCGGAAACCATTTTATTGAACTGTGCCTCGACGaccagcagccgcacaagCACGTGTGGGTGATGCTGCACTCCGGCTCGCGCGGTGTGGGCAACCGCATTGGGTCTGTCTTCATTGGACTGGCAAAGAAAGACATGGAGGCGCGCATGATTCACCTCCCTGATGCCGACCTCGCCTACCTCGACGAAGGCACGGCGCACTTCAGCGACTACACCTTTGCGGTGGAGTGGGCTCAGACGTACGCGTGGTGGAATCGCCAACTTATGCTCGACGCTGTACTGGCAGCCATGCGAGAGTGCATCGTAACCCCATTCACAACGGTGCAAGCAGCCGTGAATTGCCACCACAACTACGTGGAGCGCATTCGTATTCCCATTCGAGAACAGCGACAAGAGGACCATGCCGCGAGCACACCAGGCCAGGAGACGTTCCGCGAGCAAGATGTGTGGCTTACTCGCAAGGGCGCTACTTCTGCGCGTATGGGTGAACTCGCCGTGATTCCTGGGTCCATGGGGGCCTGCAGCTACATTGTACGAGGAAAGGGCAACGCGGCAAGCTACTGCTCCTGCTCGCACGGTGCTGGGCGGCGCTACAGCCGCGGCGAGGCGCGCCGGCGGTTCACTCTGGCGGACCATGAAACTGCTACTCTGGGCATCGAGTGCCGCAAAGACATCGGCGTACTGGACGAGACACCCGCCGCTTACAAGAGCATTGACGCTGTCCTGGCTGCTCAGGACGACCTCGTAGAGGTGGTCACCGAGTTGCGGCAAGTGCTATGTGTGAAAGGGTGA